In Glaciimonas sp. PCH181, a single genomic region encodes these proteins:
- a CDS encoding YhdP family protein, which yields MGGYNHINRITHHVAGFVLKTLIVAYFLFCGVFLTLRYVVLPNINLYKSNVEQIASNTIGSPITIGEIAASWDGFQPKLTLTNLLVHDKKNAPALSLPEVVATLSWRSVLLGRLRLDALEINRPDLQIARDAQGNLFVAGMPITKTENGGGGAEWVLEQHQIVIRQGSIRWNDKQRAAPELTLTNVNLVLRNRWRHHFLSVQATPPATFAAPIDVRADFAHPAFVRKRADISRWKGTLYANLRDTDLTIWKAYIDYPVELNQGKGSVRAWLDLDQAKVRNFTADLELSDLSVRLRKDLALLALRKVHGRISAREEIGPTPVDGTPTFGANGHHVSLIDFSLENSDGLTLPRTTINESYLPAKGKLLERYTLTADHLDLATVADFAQRLPLTTSQIQMLSDFSPRGQLQDFSAQWQGAYPSLVSYQAKGQFKGLHLNAQLAHVAQPKTASMPAQPAMPAIPGVDNLTGSINASEVGGTLQLASEKMSFTLPGYFAQPIMPFDLLNVQASWHFQNAAPEKAAATHAKIDAKAPLPAHGKNLLLQIASMNFVQDGLVGSLSGSHLLPLDDHPGAGLGMIDMTGKISEFQINKIGTYLPLHTPQHLRDWLVGALKDGKARDVTIKLKGDLAHFPFNLPANDPTAKAKGEFSVFGKIENGKMEYDPGHFGQDGKQPLWPLLEQINGTIAVDRSRLQIKADSAKTSNVALTEVVATVPDLLSHDSMLNIDGKGAGLLNDFLSFTNNSPVDHWIGNFTNESEGKGNAQLQLGLNIPLAHAMDAKVTGVLQFMNNDMVLQKIIPPLQSVSGKLEFNQKGFNLNGLKGNFLGGPVQASGGTQADGISKIKIDGNASLDGIRAAYPMANAQSILSHANGGSRYSATVTIHDHHTELLIDSSLQGVALNFPAPLRKAANDSLPLKFEWVGMPSDDALHLRDEIRVALGTAITVRYQRQKTIEKDAEWKVLRGGIGVNTPTPDPDSGVVVNLNTKSLNLDEWSRLANAANDAVSPKTGAAESSQFNGIAQYVEPEVVAVRANELILMGKKLNNVVVGASHQKNVWQANIDSAQAAGYVTWNTVAVGHGIGKVTARLSSLIIPENAATDVKEILESKDASTQIPGLDIVAEDFQLLGKKLGRLELVANNERAEVGSEWRIRQLSIRNPDAELKAAGKWTTINDNNVTNLTYALDVNDAGKLLERFGFAHVLRGAKGRMDGDITWKGLPFSIDIPSLSGQINLDMKEGQFLKVDAGAAKLLGVLSLQSLPRRLTLDFRDVFSAGFAFDSVVATAAIAQGKVTTDDFKMRSVAATVLMAGSADIAKETQNLHVAVLPEINAGAASLAVLAINPVVGIGTFLAQLFLRDPLMRAFTFEYDITGPWSDPVVKKLAHKDAPSGSKNSNATAVGHD from the coding sequence GTGGGCGGATACAATCACATCAATCGGATAACCCACCATGTGGCCGGGTTTGTCCTGAAGACCCTGATTGTTGCGTATTTTTTGTTTTGTGGCGTATTTCTGACTTTGCGCTACGTGGTGCTGCCGAACATTAATCTATACAAAAGTAACGTCGAACAGATCGCCAGTAACACTATCGGCAGTCCAATCACCATCGGTGAGATTGCAGCCTCCTGGGATGGATTTCAGCCCAAGCTGACGTTGACTAATCTGCTTGTTCACGACAAGAAAAATGCGCCAGCCTTAAGTTTGCCTGAGGTCGTGGCCACGCTGTCATGGCGCTCCGTATTGCTTGGAAGATTGCGTCTGGATGCGCTTGAGATTAATCGGCCTGATCTACAAATTGCGCGTGACGCGCAGGGCAATCTGTTTGTCGCTGGCATGCCAATTACTAAAACAGAGAATGGCGGCGGCGGTGCCGAATGGGTGCTTGAGCAGCATCAAATTGTGATCCGGCAAGGTAGCATCCGCTGGAACGATAAACAGCGGGCGGCGCCTGAATTGACATTGACAAATGTTAATTTAGTGTTGCGTAATCGCTGGCGTCATCATTTTCTATCGGTACAGGCGACTCCTCCAGCTACTTTCGCTGCACCAATCGACGTGCGCGCCGATTTTGCCCATCCTGCATTTGTCCGAAAAAGGGCCGATATCAGCCGCTGGAAAGGGACGCTGTACGCCAATCTGCGCGACACAGATCTAACCATCTGGAAGGCCTATATCGACTATCCGGTAGAGCTGAATCAAGGCAAAGGATCGGTACGGGCATGGCTGGATCTGGATCAAGCCAAAGTACGCAATTTCACCGCAGATCTTGAGTTGTCAGATTTGTCCGTGCGCTTGCGTAAGGATCTGGCATTGTTGGCATTACGCAAAGTGCACGGCAGGATTTCAGCACGGGAAGAAATTGGACCGACGCCGGTAGATGGCACTCCGACCTTTGGTGCCAATGGGCATCATGTTTCGCTGATCGATTTTTCGTTAGAAAACAGTGACGGTCTGACTTTGCCGCGCACGACTATTAACGAATCTTATCTCCCCGCAAAGGGAAAACTGCTGGAGCGCTACACATTAACGGCTGACCATCTCGATCTGGCAACAGTCGCAGATTTTGCGCAACGTTTGCCGTTGACGACCTCACAGATTCAGATGTTGAGCGATTTCTCGCCGCGTGGTCAGTTGCAGGATTTCTCTGCGCAGTGGCAGGGTGCTTATCCTTCGCTGGTTTCCTATCAAGCGAAAGGGCAGTTTAAGGGCTTGCATCTCAACGCCCAGCTTGCGCATGTGGCCCAGCCTAAAACAGCGTCGATGCCAGCCCAACCTGCCATGCCCGCGATTCCGGGTGTCGATAATCTGACGGGTAGTATCAACGCCAGCGAGGTCGGCGGCACGTTGCAACTGGCATCGGAAAAAATGTCCTTCACGTTGCCTGGCTATTTTGCCCAACCGATCATGCCGTTTGATCTGCTGAATGTGCAGGCGAGCTGGCATTTTCAGAATGCCGCGCCAGAGAAGGCCGCTGCAACTCACGCAAAAATAGATGCAAAAGCGCCGCTTCCCGCGCATGGAAAAAATCTGCTTTTACAAATTGCCAGCATGAATTTTGTGCAGGATGGCTTGGTTGGTTCATTATCCGGCAGTCATTTGTTGCCGCTGGATGATCATCCCGGTGCTGGACTTGGCATGATTGATATGACCGGAAAAATCAGCGAATTTCAAATAAACAAGATCGGTACTTATTTACCGTTGCATACGCCGCAACATCTGCGTGATTGGCTGGTCGGTGCATTAAAGGATGGTAAAGCACGCGATGTCACGATTAAATTGAAAGGCGATCTGGCGCATTTTCCGTTCAACCTGCCAGCGAATGACCCCACCGCGAAAGCGAAGGGCGAGTTCAGTGTTTTTGGCAAAATCGAAAACGGCAAGATGGAATACGATCCCGGCCATTTTGGACAAGACGGCAAGCAGCCGTTGTGGCCGTTGTTAGAGCAAATTAACGGCACCATTGCGGTGGATCGCAGCCGATTGCAGATCAAGGCCGATAGCGCCAAAACGTCGAATGTCGCGCTGACCGAAGTGGTCGCCACCGTACCGGATTTGTTGTCGCATGACAGTATGCTGAATATCGATGGAAAGGGCGCGGGTTTGCTCAACGACTTCCTGTCGTTCACTAACAATAGTCCGGTCGATCACTGGATCGGCAATTTTACGAATGAGTCAGAGGGCAAGGGCAACGCGCAATTGCAACTCGGCTTGAACATTCCGCTAGCGCACGCGATGGATGCCAAAGTGACCGGCGTTTTACAGTTTATGAATAACGATATGGTCTTGCAAAAGATAATTCCCCCACTGCAAAGCGTCAGCGGAAAGCTTGAATTTAATCAAAAAGGATTCAATCTGAACGGCCTAAAAGGAAATTTTCTAGGCGGTCCGGTACAAGCCAGCGGCGGCACGCAAGCTGACGGTATCAGCAAAATCAAAATTGACGGTAATGCCTCACTGGATGGTATCAGAGCCGCTTATCCGATGGCGAATGCGCAAAGTATTTTAAGTCATGCCAACGGTGGCAGCCGTTACAGCGCTACCGTGACGATCCACGATCATCACACCGAACTACTGATCGATTCGAGCTTGCAAGGGGTCGCGCTAAATTTCCCTGCGCCCTTACGCAAAGCGGCTAATGATAGTTTGCCGCTGAAATTTGAATGGGTTGGCATGCCGTCCGACGATGCATTACACCTGCGCGACGAAATCCGTGTAGCGCTGGGAACCGCGATTACGGTGCGTTATCAGCGCCAGAAAACTATTGAAAAAGACGCTGAATGGAAAGTGCTGCGCGGCGGTATCGGCGTGAATACCCCAACGCCGGATCCGGACAGCGGTGTGGTTGTCAATTTGAATACAAAGTCGTTGAATCTGGATGAATGGAGCCGTCTGGCCAATGCCGCCAATGACGCCGTAAGTCCTAAAACTGGCGCAGCGGAGTCCAGTCAGTTCAACGGCATTGCGCAGTATGTTGAGCCGGAAGTGGTGGCGGTACGCGCCAACGAGCTTATCCTGATGGGTAAGAAACTGAATAATGTCGTGGTCGGTGCTTCCCATCAAAAAAATGTCTGGCAAGCAAATATCGACTCGGCGCAGGCGGCGGGTTATGTGACCTGGAATACTGTGGCGGTCGGCCATGGCATCGGCAAGGTGACAGCACGGCTCTCCTCATTAATCATCCCGGAAAATGCGGCGACGGACGTTAAGGAAATATTGGAAAGTAAAGATGCATCGACCCAGATACCAGGCCTCGACATCGTTGCGGAAGATTTTCAATTGTTGGGCAAAAAACTGGGACGATTAGAGTTGGTCGCCAACAATGAGCGCGCCGAGGTCGGCAGCGAATGGCGCATACGGCAATTGTCGATTCGTAACCCTGATGCAGAGCTAAAAGCCGCTGGGAAATGGACCACCATCAATGACAACAATGTCACTAATCTGACCTACGCCTTGGACGTCAATGATGCGGGCAAACTGCTGGAACGCTTCGGTTTTGCGCATGTGCTGCGCGGTGCCAAAGGCCGCATGGACGGTGATATCACCTGGAAGGGCTTGCCATTTTCAATCGATATTCCGTCGTTGTCAGGCCAAATTAATCTGGATATGAAAGAGGGCCAGTTTCTGAAAGTTGATGCCGGTGCAGCCAAATTGCTCGGAGTACTCAGCTTGCAGTCTTTACCGCGCCGCCTGACGTTAGATTTTCGTGATGTATTTTCAGCGGGCTTTGCGTTTGACAGCGTTGTTGCGACGGCTGCCATCGCCCAAGGAAAAGTTACTACGGACGACTTTAAAATGCGCAGCGTTGCCGCGACCGTATTGATGGCTGGCAGTGCCGATATTGCTAAGGAAACGCAGAATTTGCATGTTGCGGTGCTGCCTGAAATCAATGCCGGAGCCGCTTCGTTGGCTGTGCTGGCGATTAATCCGGTGGTCGGTATAGGTACTTTCCTCGCACAGTTATTTTTGCGTGATCCGTTGATGCGCGCTTTTACTTTTGAGTATGATATTACCGGCCCCTGGAGCGATCCCGTGGTGAAAAAGCTCGCACATAAAGATGCGCCAAGCGGCAGCAAGAACAGCAACGCCACGGCTGTCGGTCATGACTGA
- the glnE gene encoding bifunctional [glutamate--ammonia ligase]-adenylyl-L-tyrosine phosphorylase/[glutamate--ammonia-ligase] adenylyltransferase has translation MTTSLISIASASHFYTRWVNAETGRSEKIADLAQLSLSNAPFAQLLQKEMDAGMPLPRAMRRLRNLIICTLIARDLSGVADLEEVVSTMTDFADFVVQTHLSSLMTEMVALHGTPIGEESGLAQELIVLGMGKLGGGELNVSSDIDLIFVYAEDGDTLIEHPEQRTLSNHEFFVRLGKKLIAAIADITEDGFTFRVDMALRPNGASGPLVASLNMVETYLVTQGREWERYAWCKARAMTGKPEDIALLENISRPFVFRRYLDYGTIDAMRLMHGQIRAEVRRQETLHPDRNNNVKLGRGGIREIEFLAQVFQLIRGGRDLDLRDRSTRSTLRTLVKKNLLTATDVDQLLEAYDFLRNLEHRLQYLEDAQTHTLPTSEEQRLIIAQAMGFEDVPTLLHELEKRRVLVAAQFDAIFSDKQNGQTANADGGKNDSDGDCPLCGLSDRDSPEAIASTLTSLGFSDAEEAARRLASIWQSPRIQSLPEISRNRFTALINVALPIIGALPESKNSAESTSHLNTLGRLLDFLETIARRAAYLALLTEYPHTLTRVIRMIGASDWAAKFLTRHPILLDELLDNRHLNTVPDWPVFAQDCQRQMDAVAGDTERQLDLLRELHHVQLFRLLAQDLEGKLSVETLADYLSLLADILVDTTIQSVWKTFPNRHREVPKFAVIAYGKLGGKELSYASDLDIVFLYDDDDQDAPALYAKLAQRFITWMTSHTSAGILFDIDIALRPDGASGLLVSSFATFERYQRNSAWLWEHQALTRARFCSGDSQIGERFEALRVDVLRQVRDPLKLQQEVSDMRQKMRDANRNRSTLFDLKHDAGGMIDIEFLVQFLILRYSATHPELTADIGNIALLKLCGDLGLIDTTLANEVANAYRHYRKLQHQRRLQGDERARISPEWVTSEVTAVTALLATVFATPAT, from the coding sequence GTGACTACATCTCTCATTAGCATTGCCTCTGCCTCCCATTTTTATACCCGCTGGGTCAATGCGGAAACTGGCCGCTCAGAAAAAATTGCCGATCTGGCGCAATTATCCTTAAGCAATGCGCCCTTTGCGCAACTGTTACAAAAGGAAATGGATGCTGGCATGCCATTGCCGCGTGCGATGCGGCGGCTGCGTAACCTGATTATTTGTACGCTAATTGCGCGTGACCTGAGCGGCGTGGCCGATTTGGAAGAGGTCGTCAGTACGATGACGGACTTTGCTGATTTTGTGGTGCAAACCCATTTGAGCAGCCTCATGACCGAAATGGTCGCGCTGCACGGTACGCCTATCGGGGAAGAATCAGGCCTGGCGCAAGAGTTAATCGTTCTGGGCATGGGCAAACTCGGTGGCGGCGAACTGAATGTATCGTCGGATATCGATTTGATTTTTGTGTATGCCGAAGACGGCGATACCCTGATCGAACATCCTGAACAACGCACTCTCTCCAATCACGAATTCTTTGTGCGTCTTGGCAAAAAACTGATAGCTGCGATTGCCGACATCACCGAAGACGGCTTCACTTTCCGCGTGGATATGGCGCTGCGGCCGAATGGTGCGTCCGGTCCATTGGTCGCCAGCTTAAATATGGTGGAAACTTATCTGGTGACGCAAGGGCGCGAATGGGAGCGCTATGCCTGGTGCAAAGCACGGGCAATGACCGGCAAACCGGAAGATATCGCGCTGCTGGAAAACATCTCCCGGCCTTTTGTGTTCCGACGTTATCTGGATTACGGCACCATCGATGCGATGCGTTTGATGCACGGACAAATCCGCGCCGAGGTACGGCGGCAGGAGACTTTGCACCCGGATCGGAATAATAACGTCAAGCTGGGACGCGGCGGCATCCGTGAAATTGAGTTTCTGGCGCAGGTTTTTCAGTTGATACGCGGCGGACGCGATCTCGATCTGCGCGATCGCTCTACCCGTTCTACTTTGCGGACACTGGTTAAAAAGAATTTACTCACGGCCACTGACGTTGACCAGTTATTAGAAGCCTACGATTTTTTACGCAATCTGGAACATCGCCTGCAATACCTCGAAGATGCCCAGACCCATACATTGCCGACAAGCGAAGAGCAACGTCTGATCATCGCGCAAGCCATGGGATTTGAGGATGTGCCCACCCTTTTGCACGAATTGGAAAAGCGTAGAGTGTTAGTTGCCGCCCAGTTTGACGCCATCTTTAGCGATAAACAAAACGGCCAGACCGCGAATGCCGATGGCGGCAAAAACGATAGCGATGGCGACTGCCCACTATGCGGCTTGAGCGACAGAGATAGCCCGGAGGCCATCGCCAGCACACTCACGTCGTTGGGTTTTAGCGATGCCGAAGAGGCCGCTCGTCGTCTGGCATCGATCTGGCAATCGCCGCGCATACAAAGCTTGCCGGAAATTAGCCGCAATCGTTTCACCGCATTGATTAACGTGGCATTGCCGATCATTGGCGCGCTGCCGGAGTCGAAAAATAGCGCCGAATCGACTTCGCATCTAAACACATTAGGCCGCTTGCTGGATTTTCTGGAAACCATCGCGCGCCGCGCCGCTTATCTGGCGCTTTTGACTGAATATCCGCATACGCTGACCCGCGTTATCCGCATGATCGGGGCCAGCGACTGGGCCGCTAAATTCCTGACACGTCACCCTATCCTGCTGGATGAATTGCTGGATAATCGCCATCTCAACACGGTGCCCGACTGGCCGGTTTTTGCGCAAGACTGTCAACGCCAGATGGACGCTGTTGCGGGCGATACCGAGCGCCAACTCGATCTGCTGCGCGAACTGCACCATGTTCAGTTATTCCGCCTGTTGGCGCAAGATCTGGAAGGTAAATTAAGCGTAGAAACTCTGGCTGATTATCTGTCGTTACTGGCCGATATTTTGGTCGACACGACGATCCAGTCGGTCTGGAAAACCTTTCCTAATCGCCATCGCGAAGTACCGAAATTCGCCGTCATTGCGTATGGAAAATTAGGCGGCAAAGAACTTAGCTACGCATCCGATCTGGATATCGTTTTTCTGTACGACGATGACGATCAGGATGCGCCAGCGCTCTACGCCAAGCTGGCCCAACGTTTTATCACCTGGATGACGAGCCATACTTCCGCCGGGATCTTGTTTGACATCGATATCGCCTTACGCCCAGATGGTGCCAGCGGCTTGTTGGTATCGTCATTTGCCACCTTCGAAAGATATCAACGCAATTCAGCGTGGCTGTGGGAGCATCAGGCACTAACTCGCGCCCGCTTCTGTTCCGGCGATAGTCAGATTGGCGAGCGCTTTGAGGCTTTGCGCGTAGACGTATTGCGGCAAGTCCGCGATCCGCTAAAGTTGCAGCAGGAAGTAAGCGATATGCGACAAAAAATGCGCGACGCCAACCGCAATCGCAGCACGCTGTTTGATCTGAAACACGATGCCGGGGGCATGATCGATATCGAATTTTTAGTGCAGTTTTTGATCTTGCGATACTCTGCAACACATCCAGAACTGACCGCTGATATCGGCAATATTGCGTTGCTAAAATTATGTGGCGATCTGGGATTGATCGACACAACGCTTGCCAACGAGGTGGCAAACGCATATCGCCACTATCGCAAATTACAGCATCAACGCCGCCTGCAAGGCGATGAACGTGCGCGCATATCGCCAGAATGGGTGACATCAGAGGTAACGGCGGTAACGGCATTATTGGCGACAGTATTTGCGACGCCGGCAACGTAG
- the gap gene encoding type I glyceraldehyde-3-phosphate dehydrogenase: MTIRVAINGYGRIGRNILRAHYEGGKKHDIEIVAINDLGDPKTNAHLTQYDTAHGKFPGTVTVDGDAIVVNGDRIKVLAQRNPAELPWGELKVDVVLECTGFFTTKEKASAHIHGGAKKVIISAPGGKDVDATIVFGVNHDVLKATDTVISNASCTTNCLAPLVKPLNDTIGVVNGLMTTIHSYTNDQVLTDVYHEDLRRARSATMSMIPTKTGAAAAVGLVLPELNGKLDGFAIRVPTINVSLVDLSFVAARETTVEEVNAILKEASEGALQGVLTYNVEPLVSVDFNHNPASSNFDATLTKVSGNLVKVSSWYDNEWGFSNRMLDTTVALMSAK, translated from the coding sequence ATGACTATTCGCGTTGCAATCAATGGCTATGGCCGCATCGGCCGCAACATCCTCCGTGCGCATTACGAAGGCGGTAAAAAGCATGACATCGAAATCGTTGCGATCAATGATCTGGGCGATCCAAAAACGAATGCCCATCTGACCCAATACGATACTGCGCACGGTAAATTTCCAGGCACAGTCACAGTCGATGGCGACGCGATTGTCGTCAACGGCGACCGCATCAAAGTGCTGGCGCAGCGTAATCCAGCTGAACTGCCATGGGGCGAGTTAAAAGTTGACGTCGTACTGGAATGCACCGGCTTCTTCACTACCAAAGAGAAAGCCAGCGCCCATATCCACGGCGGCGCCAAGAAAGTCATTATTTCTGCACCGGGTGGTAAAGATGTCGATGCAACGATTGTGTTTGGCGTCAATCACGATGTCCTGAAAGCCACCGACACTGTCATTTCTAACGCTTCATGCACGACTAACTGTCTGGCACCGCTGGTCAAGCCACTGAACGACACTATCGGCGTGGTTAATGGCTTGATGACAACGATTCACTCGTACACCAACGATCAAGTACTGACGGACGTGTATCACGAAGATTTGCGTCGGGCGCGTTCGGCCACGATGAGCATGATCCCGACTAAAACCGGCGCAGCTGCCGCCGTTGGTCTGGTCTTGCCAGAGCTGAACGGCAAGCTGGATGGTTTCGCGATTCGCGTACCGACCATCAATGTGTCGCTGGTCGATTTATCGTTCGTTGCTGCCCGTGAAACTACCGTTGAAGAAGTCAACGCGATCCTGAAAGAAGCATCGGAAGGTGCATTGCAAGGCGTCCTGACCTACAACGTAGAACCTTTAGTATCGGTCGATTTCAACCACAATCCCGCATCGTCGAATTTCGATGCAACGCTGACTAAAGTGTCGGGCAATCTGGTGAAAGTATCGAGCTGGTATGACAACGAGTGGGGTTTCTCAAACCGCATGTTGGATACCACTGTTGCACTGATGTCGGCTAAGTAA
- a CDS encoding GNAT family N-acetyltransferase has translation MSVKTDKAKNVVDGVTDDIIDDITEVTTFTNVVGDFSVRRATVADAADIAVVRIDSWRATYRGILPVDYLDAMKVDESTALWARIIGAASDAACVFVAEIGGEIVGFAAGMTLSEAKLGFDSELTAIYLLPSVQRAGIGRRLVAHVAATLASAGANNMLVWVLSQNDIARQFYTKLGAELLKEQAFSWDEGLDLQETGYGWRTIRVK, from the coding sequence ATGAGCGTAAAAACAGATAAAGCAAAAAATGTGGTTGATGGCGTCACCGATGACATCATAGATGACATCACTGAAGTCACCACTTTCACCAATGTTGTTGGTGATTTCTCCGTACGCCGCGCTACCGTTGCCGATGCAGCGGACATTGCGGTAGTCCGGATCGACAGCTGGCGCGCAACTTATCGCGGCATACTTCCGGTGGACTATCTCGACGCCATGAAAGTTGACGAGAGTACGGCGTTGTGGGCGCGCATAATCGGCGCCGCATCGGATGCTGCATGTGTGTTTGTTGCTGAAATTGGCGGCGAGATTGTCGGGTTTGCTGCCGGGATGACGTTAAGCGAGGCCAAGCTTGGCTTCGACAGTGAATTAACCGCTATTTATTTGCTTCCGTCAGTCCAGCGCGCTGGCATTGGCCGTCGACTGGTGGCGCACGTTGCGGCGACGTTGGCTAGCGCTGGTGCAAATAACATGTTGGTATGGGTGTTGTCGCAGAATGATATTGCGCGGCAGTTTTATACCAAGCTGGGCGCTGAGTTGCTGAAGGAACAGGCATTTAGCTGGGACGAAGGTCTGGATTTGCAAGAGACTGGTTACGGCTGGCGTACCATACGCGTTAAATAA
- the tkt gene encoding transketolase: MTSTLPTSKMANAIRALAMDAVQKANSGHPGMPMGMAEIAVALWAKHYRHNPANPKWINRDRFVLSNGHGSMLQYALLHLTGYDLPMDELRNFRQMHSKTPGHPEVDVTPGIETTTGPLGQGLTNAVGMALAEKLLAAEFNRPNFPVVDHYTYTFVGDGCLMEGISHEACSLAGTLRLSKLIVLYDDNGISIDGHVEGWFKDDTPKRFEAYGWHVIRSVDGHDVEAVNAAIHQAKLADKPTLICCKTVIGKGSPNLAGTDKVHGAALGDKEIAAVREALGWTSAPFEIPEDVYAAWDAKAHGQRFEAHWNTLFAAYSAEFPTQAAELTRRMKGELPGNFDETLSAYVATCVEKQETIATRKASQNAIQAFAPVLPEFLGGSADLTSSNLTNWKECVAVRADQAGNHINYGVREFGMSAMMNGITLHGGYLPFGATFLTFSDYSRNALRMAALMKIRSIFVFTHDSIGLGEDGPTHQSVEHVSSLRLIPNLDNWRPCDTVESAVAWGHAVKRHDGPSTLIFTRQNLPYQQRDAAQIANIQRGGYVLRDAKDAKGIIIATGSEVELAIKAADALAAEGIAVRVVSMPSTDVFDRQEASYKASVLERGLPRVAVEAGVTSTWYKYVGLEGAVVGIDTFGESAPANVLFKHFGFTVENVVAKVKLTLA; encoded by the coding sequence ATGACCTCCACACTCCCGACCTCGAAGATGGCCAACGCGATTCGCGCCTTGGCAATGGATGCAGTACAAAAAGCCAACTCCGGCCATCCAGGCATGCCTATGGGCATGGCGGAAATCGCAGTAGCGCTATGGGCCAAGCACTATCGCCACAATCCTGCTAATCCAAAATGGATTAATCGTGATCGTTTTGTGTTGTCGAATGGTCATGGTTCAATGTTGCAATACGCGTTGTTGCATCTCACCGGCTACGATTTGCCGATGGACGAGCTGCGCAATTTCCGCCAAATGCATTCGAAGACACCAGGCCATCCTGAAGTAGACGTGACGCCCGGTATTGAAACCACGACAGGCCCATTGGGTCAGGGTTTGACAAATGCCGTCGGTATGGCATTGGCAGAGAAATTGTTGGCAGCAGAATTTAATCGGCCAAATTTCCCTGTTGTTGATCACTACACTTACACTTTTGTCGGCGACGGCTGTCTGATGGAAGGCATTTCGCATGAAGCCTGTTCGTTAGCAGGTACGTTGCGTTTGTCGAAATTGATCGTGCTGTATGACGATAACGGCATTTCGATTGACGGGCACGTTGAAGGCTGGTTCAAAGACGACACCCCAAAACGTTTCGAAGCCTATGGCTGGCATGTTATCCGCAGCGTTGACGGACATGACGTGGAAGCGGTTAACGCGGCCATTCATCAAGCCAAGCTGGCTGACAAACCAACTCTGATTTGCTGCAAAACAGTCATCGGCAAAGGCTCGCCAAATCTGGCTGGCACCGATAAAGTCCATGGCGCAGCATTGGGCGATAAAGAAATCGCCGCCGTTCGCGAAGCATTAGGCTGGACCTCTGCACCGTTTGAAATTCCTGAAGATGTTTATGCCGCATGGGATGCAAAAGCCCACGGTCAGCGTTTTGAAGCGCACTGGAACACACTATTTGCCGCCTATAGCGCAGAATTCCCGACTCAAGCCGCTGAGTTGACGCGTCGGATGAAGGGCGAATTGCCGGGCAATTTTGACGAGACGTTAAGCGCTTATGTTGCTACCTGCGTCGAAAAGCAAGAAACGATTGCCACCCGTAAGGCTAGCCAGAACGCGATTCAGGCATTCGCGCCGGTATTGCCAGAGTTTCTTGGTGGTTCCGCCGATTTGACCAGTTCGAATCTGACCAACTGGAAAGAATGCGTCGCGGTCCGGGCAGATCAGGCCGGTAACCATATTAACTATGGCGTGCGTGAGTTTGGTATGAGCGCGATGATGAACGGGATCACGTTGCACGGCGGTTATTTGCCGTTTGGCGCAACCTTTCTGACCTTCTCCGATTACAGCCGGAATGCCTTGCGCATGGCGGCATTGATGAAAATTCGTTCGATTTTCGTCTTTACGCATGACTCTATCGGCCTTGGTGAAGACGGTCCGACCCATCAATCGGTTGAGCATGTCTCCAGCCTGCGCCTGATTCCTAACCTGGATAACTGGCGTCCTTGCGACACGGTTGAATCGGCAGTGGCATGGGGCCACGCGGTCAAGCGTCATGATGGCCCGAGCACATTAATCTTTACCCGTCAGAATTTGCCATATCAACAACGTGACGCCGCCCAAATCGCGAATATCCAACGCGGCGGCTATGTATTGAGAGATGCAAAAGACGCAAAAGGTATCATCATTGCCACCGGTTCCGAAGTCGAACTGGCGATTAAGGCGGCAGATGCATTGGCGGCGGAAGGCATCGCCGTGCGCGTGGTCTCCATGCCAAGCACCGACGTATTTGACCGTCAGGAAGCCTCCTACAAAGCCAGCGTGCTTGAGCGCGGCTTGCCACGGGTTGCGGTCGAAGCTGGCGTGACGTCGACCTGGTATAAATATGTTGGCTTGGAAGGTGCAGTTGTCGGTATCGATACTTTTGGCGAATCGGCACCGGCGAATGTGCTGTTCAAACATTTCGGTTTCACGGTTGAAAATGTCGTTGCCAAAGTCAAGCTGACGTTGGCATGA